GGGCGCCGGCGTAGGGCGGTTCAGGTTCGGGCCGAGCGATGCGGCCAAGAACGACTCGGGGGCCGGCGGCAGCGCGCCCCTGGGTCGACTACCTGCGCCATCGGGAGGAAGTCATGGAACGGGGAGCGGCGGACGAACGGTCCGCCGGGGGCTCTTCGCAGAGCCTGGGGCGCCAACGCGGCGCCGGGAGGAGGCGTGGATGCCAGGGCGCCGACGGCGGAGTCGGCTCCAGCGGGTTTCGGGTGCGGGTCACGGTCGACGGTCGGGTCAGCGCCCGGGACCGTCAAGGTCCTCGGTGAGCAGGATCGCCTCGGCGATCTCGCGGAGCGACTTGCCGACCGAGAGGCTCTGCGCTTGCATCCGGCGCAACGCCTCGCCGTCGCTCAGGTCGTGGCGCGCCATCAGGATGCCTTTCGCCTTGCCCACGAGCCGTCGCGCCTCGTTCCGCTCGTGCAGCGCGTCGCGCTCGCCCTCCAGCGCGCACATCTCGCGGTAACGCGCAACCGCCACTCCGAGCGTGGGCTCCAGGGACTGGCGGCCGAACGGCTTGACGAGATAGGCCAGCACCCCGGCCTGGGTCGCCTCGTCGATAATCGGAGCCTCGCTGTAGGCCGTCAGCAGCACCACCGGACAGTAGCGATTCCGGCTGATCTCGCGCGCCGCCTCCAACCCGGACATGCGGGGCATCATCACATCGAGAATCGCGACGTCGGGCCGAGCGTTGCGCGCCAGACGGCACGCGTCCTCGCCATTGGACGCCTCGCCAGCGATCTGGTGCCCGCACTCCTCGAGCAGAACACGCAGATCCATGATGGTGACGGGGTCATCGTCGGCGATGAGTATCCTCACGTACGGTGCTCCACGGTGCCCGCTGCCGGTCGGCCTCGTCGTTGGCTCGGCCGCCCGGCGATCCGGGTACTCGCACTATATCAAATGTCGATGACAAGTGTCAATAGCACATTTGCCAGCGCGTGCTAGGGTGACCAGGCCAGGGAGCAACCCACGGCCAGGTCCGGCCCCACCGCGCCCAGCATCGGCAACGTGTGGTTGTGGATGTCGCCGTTCTCCGCGAACCACAGGCTGAGAACGCGCCCTTCCCCAAGGCGCCGGCGGTAGGCGAACGAGGCCGTCGCCTGCGGCCCGTCGGCGAAGCGGTTGCCCGTGCGCACCGGCGCGGTGCAGCCCTCGGCCTGCCACAGGTAGGAGTCGCGTCCGTTCGCCCGATACTCGCAGGCCAGGTACCACTGCACCATATCGCGCGCCGGGAGCGATAGGTCCGTCGGACGTCCCACCAGAACGCCCCCCACCCCGCCGTACGTCACGATGTCGCGCCCGAGGTGATAGCGAGCGTCGGCGCCGATCCCGAAGTCGAGCGCGCCGCTGCCGAGGAGCTTCGACGGCGCGCCCGTGGGCAGCTTGAGCGCCAGGCGCACCGATCCAGCCGAGCGCGACGACGACGCCAGCAGTGGGCGCTTCGCCGATAGCGTCAGATCGCCGAGGCCGGCCGCCGCCCCGTAGCGCGGCCCAGGCCGGCCTGACGGAGCGTGAACCGCGACGACGCTCCGGAAGGGCGGGTAGGCGGACCGTCCCGCCGGGGCGTCGTCGGTTGCCGTGATGCCGAAAAGGCCATGCCACCAGCGTATCACCTCGTCCATGAAGCCACCGACGCGCCACACAAGCGGCACGATCACCCCGCCCTCGGTCCCCCCGCCGAGCCCCGCGCGCCACCCGACCAGCAAGCGCTCGACCTCCGTGTCCTCCTCCACCGCCGCCCCGCCCGGCGAGTCGCGGACCAGAAGCGTGTTCGCCGCCTCCAGTTGCACCCAGACGCGCCGCGACCCGCGGGGGAGCACATCCGGCGTCTCCGGCAGGATCTGCAGGAACAGGAGCGAGTACGGGCGCATACTGCGCGTCGGCAGCGGCCCGCCAAGCCAGAGCCGCGCCGACGATCCGCCATCCGCCTGCGCGCGAGCGGCGGGCCCGCCGGACGCGATGCATACCGCCGTCAGCGCGGCCGCGACCCGCGCGGCGGCGCGGAACCGGCGGGAGACGGGGGGCCGCCGGCAGGTCACGGGCGAGGCGCCAGGATGCGGATCTGTGTGGTGAGCGTGAACGTCTTGCCGTCCAGCTCGTATGTCAGCTCGCCGTACATCGCCGCGTAGCCGGCGTCGGGCGCCGATAGTCGGCCGGTAAAGAGCTTACCAGCGCCCTCCATCGGCTCGGAGGTCCAGCGGCTGTCACGAAAGTCCTGCGTGGCGGCGGCAGCGCGAAAAAGGCGCGCCGACACGGCCGGGATGTCGGTCTCCACACGCAGCGTGGTCGCGGACCCATCGGCGCCGTACCGCCAGGACATGCTCGGCCAGCGCTCGCCGATGGCCGACTTGTGAGTGAAGGCCGAGAGCGTGGCCAGCACGCGCGTCCGGTCCTCCAGGCCGTGCCCGCTGTTGGGGATATAGGCCACCCATTTCGGCCCCTTCAGTCCGTCCCAGTAGAGGTTCAGGGCGTCCTGCGTCCAGTACCGGTCGTTGGTGCCCAGGATGAGCAGCTTGGGCTGCGTGAGCCGGTCACGGTAGCTGTACGGGTCCTCGAGCGCCAGCAGCTTCTGGCCCTTGGGGCTCTGGAGGATGGGGATCAGCCCGGCGCTGGTGTAGTCACCCACCTGCTCGCTCGGCTCGCCGTAGGCCTCCAGTTGGTGCTTGAGCTGCGCCGGCACGTTGAGGACGTCGATCACCATCGGGGCGATCGACTTCACGCGCGGGTCACGGCTGGCGCCGACCAGCCACGTGGTCCAGCCGCGCTTGGAGGCGCCGGTCACCATGAACCCTCCGACCGCGGGCATGTCGTTCTGGCGAGCGAAGGCCTGCACCGTGTCCATCGCCTTCAGCACGGCCTTCGCCATCGGGAAGTGCAGCGGCCAGGACTCGTCCCCCGTCTCCAGGTATTTCAGCCAGGTATAGACGACGAGCGCGTCCTCGGTCTTCCCGCCATAAAGCGGCTGGTTGGGGATGTTGTTCAGGACGGCAAACAGCGTGCCGGCCCGACTCGCGACAGCCATGGCCAGCGCGTCATTCTCCTTGCTGCCGCTGCCTCCCGTGTTCAGGAGAGCGCAGAAGCGCGGGTTTGCCACGTTGTCGGGGCGGTAGATGCTCAGGCGATGTTGCCAGACGATGCCCTGCCACGTCTGCGACACCATCTGCAGATCGTAGACTGTGCCGCCCGGCACAGACCGCTGGCCCGTCTTCTCCCATCGGTAGGCGGGCTCGGGCTTCTTCAGATAGGCGTCCAGGTCGGCCAGCACGGGCGCGGGGACGCAGCACAGAGATGTGAGGACCACCAGCCACAACGCGCTTCGTCGCATGCAGCACTCCTTCTTGCCAGATGTCAGTCCGGGCCGGCGCAACCACGCCGCCGCGTCAGGGCTTCCGGCCAGGCGCGTGGACAGGCCTCAGCAGGCTGTCATGATCGTGCCCGCCCCGTTCGGCGTCTCGCGAAGCCCGGTCCTCCGGCGCGGCCGAGGGACGCATCAGCCGGTGCTCCGGGCGCGGGCCAGGGGCATCAACGGGATCGATGGACCGGACGGCGGACATCGGGAGGCACAGGGCCTCGCCGGTCGGCCGGGTCAGATAGAGGAAGCCGTCGTCCGCGTCGTCGAGCACGCCGAACTCGACATGCCGGGTTCCGCCGACCACGCACGAGGAGATCAGCACCACCTGCACCCACTTGCCAATCAGGCTCTCGGTCCCTTCGGCCATCGCAACCCTCCCTCCGGGACGGCACGCCGCGCCCTTCCGCGGTGATAGTTTCGACACCGCCTGCCCGTCTTCCGCGCCGCAACGCAGGCGGACGCGGCCGCCGTTGACAGCGCGTCACATCGCGGCTACACTGAACGCGCAACCCCGGCCGACGAAAGGGGCCCTGAAAGCCATGTCTTCGACCGCGCTTATCGTGGGCGGATGCCCCGCCCCCTACCACCGGCTCGAGCCCGCCGAGCCGCCGATCCGGGCCGCGCTGGAGGAACTCGGCCTCGCCGTGACCACCACGGGCATCTACCACCCGGACGACCAGGAGGCGTTCGTGGGAGACTACGGCGCCATCTCCCGCGAGAGGCTCGCGTCCACCGGTGCGCTCGTGCTCTATACCACCGGCGTGGAGGCTCACGGTGCGGACGTGGCCGCCATCGCCAACTACGTGCGCCAGGGCGGCGCGCTCGTGGGTATCCACAACGCCGCCGACTCGTTCACGACCAATGAGGAGTATATTAGCCTTCTGGGCGGGCGCTTCCGGACCCATCCGGCCCAACTCCCGATCTCGGTCGAGTACACCGACGCCGCGCACCCGATCACCGAGGGCCTCGAACCCTTCACGGTCCTGGATGAGCTCTACCTGTTTGCCGACTACCACCCATCACGGGTGAGGGTGCTCGCGCAGACCCGCAGCTACGACGACGACGGCCCCGTCCCGATCTGCTGGGTTCGGGAGGAGGGCAGCGGCCGCGTGTTCTACCTCTCGCTCGGGCACAACCCGGCCACGCTCGAGGACGCGGCCTGGCGGGCACTGTTCCAGCGCGGGACGCAGTGGGCGATGAAGCGCCTCTGACCGCCGGCGCGAGGGCGATGGCCGATCGGGACCGCCGGACCGCCTCGGGTGCGAGGCCCTGGCGCTCCCGCGGGTCACCCTCGGCGAGTGGGCGCGCGGCGGGGGCGCGGCGGCAAGGCCGGGCGCGCGCGAGCGGCGATCGCGCGCGCCCGGCCTTCAGATTCACGCGCCTGGACCACCTCACCGGCCCCATCGCCGGACGCGCACCGCAGTGCCGGTGCCACGCGATCGCCCCCGCCCGCGTACTAGGAAGTGTGCCGGACGCGTCCGGGCGCCTCCCTGACGCGGAACCCACGGCCCCGGCATCCCGTCTCCATTAGGCACGCGCCCTGAGGCGCGAGGAGGGACCCCCATGCTGCGTTACCTGCTGATACCCATCACCTGCCTGACGCTGATGAGCGCGTCGACGATCTCCCTGGCCCAGGCCCGGCCCCGTGACGACCGCAAGACGCTGTCGGTCACAGGGACCGGGGAGTCGCAGTCGCGCCCCGACCTCGCATACGTCACGGTGGGGGTGTCGACGGAGGCGCGAACGGCCCACGAGGCCGCCCAGCAGAACGCGGAGGCCACCGCAAAGGTCGTGGCCGCACTGCGCGGGCGCGGTATCCCCGAGCGCGACATACAGACTTCCAACTACTCCGTACAGCCGCGGTATGACAACCGACCCGGCTCCGAGCCCACCATCGTCGGCTACGTGGTCAACAACATGGTGCGCGCCACGATCCGCAAGCTCGAGCAGGTCGGCGCCGCCATCGACACCGCCCTCTCTGCGGGAGCCAACAACGTGCAGGGCGTCTCGTTCGGCCTTGACGACGCGGATGCGGCGGAGGACGCTGCCCTGCGCGACGCGGTGCGCGACGCGCGGCGCCGGGCCGAGGTGCTGGCTACGGCGGCCGGGGTGCGCCTGCAGGGCGTGCGCCGCATCGAGGAGCAGTCCGATGCTCGCCCCATGCCGAGGATGATGGAGGCTCGTATGGCGATGGCGGGGGCAGCGACCCCGATCTCGCCCGGAGAGTTGACCGTCCGCGCCACCGTGAGCGTCGTGTTCGACATCGGTCCGGGCGCGGGACGCCAGGGAGCGACGCCGCGCCGACAGCGGACGGGCGCACGCACACCGTAGGCGTTTGTGCCGAAGGAGCCTGAGCGATGAGACACACGGGCCCGCTCTCGATCGTGGCGATCCTGGTCATCGCGCTCGGGGGACTGGCCGCGATCGGCTGGTACACGCTGGGCGGCAGCGCCAGCCGCGCAGCGGGCGTCGTCACGCCTCCCGAGGAGCTGGTCGCGATGCAGCGGGCGTTCGTGGCGGTCGCCCGCGCCTGCCGGCCAGCGGTCGTGAGCATCACGGCGCGCAAGACCGTGATGGCGCCCGGCCCCCGCGGCACCCAACTCGGACCGTTCGGAGAGCCAGGATTCCCCTTTCCTGGCCTCCAGGGACCGCCGGTTCCGCGCACGGCGGTCGGCACCGGCTCGGGCTTCATCGTGCGGCCGGACGGCTACATCCTGACCAACGACCACGTGGTGGCCGGGGCACAGGCCGTAACCGTTCAACTGGATGATGGACGCGAGTTCGTCGGCCATGCCCGGCGCGACCCGCGCAGCGACCTCGCCATCGTCAAGATCGACGCGAAGGGCCTCCCCACCCTCGCCATGGCGGACTCCTCGCAGGTGAAGGTGGGCCACTGGGCCATCGCCTTCGGCAGCCCGTTCGGGCTCGAGGACACGATGACCGTCGGCATCGTGAGCGCCCTCGGCCGCGAGGAGGCGGCCGGAGGCGAGGGCGGTACGCCACGCTTCTACGCTAACCTGATCCAGACGGACGCGGCCATCAACCCCGGCAACTCCGGTGGGCCGCTCGTCGACATACAGGGCCGCGTCATAGGCGTTAACGTCGCGATCAGCACACCGACCGGCGGCAGCGTTGGCATCGGCTTCGCGATCCCGTCCAACACGGCCAAGTACGTTCTGGAGGAGCTATCGACGCATGGACGCGTGGTGCGCGGATTCCTCGGTCTGCTGCCGGACGACGTGCCGCCGGGCGATCGCAACCGCTACGGCACACAGAAGGGCGCGCTCGTGGCCTCCGTGACCGAGGGGTCACCGGCCGACAGGGCGGGGATCCGCGTCGAGGATGTGATCGTTTCCTTTGCGGGCAAGCCGATCGACAGCGCCCTCGCGCTGCGCGAGCAGGCGGCCCGCGCGACGCCCGGCACGAAGGCGTCGGTCGAGGTGATCCGTCAGGGCAGCCGAAGGACCCTGCAGGTGACGGTGGGCAAGGCCCCGGAGGTCGCCTCCGACACCGCGCCGCCGCCCAGCGGCAAGCCGCCTGCCCAGGGCCATCTCGGGGTCAGCGCGACCGACCTGACGCCCGAGATCGCCGAGCAGCTTCGCCTTCCGTCCGATGCCTCGGGCGCGGCGATCGCGGCCGTGGAGCCCGGATCGGCGGCGGCTCGAGCGGGTCTGCGACCGGGCGACCTCGTGATGCGCCTCAACGACGCGCCCATCAAGAGCGCGAATGACCTCGCGAGCGAGGTTGCGAAGCTTCACGGGAAGGGCCAGGCTCGTATGGTGGTGCGCCGCGGCAACGCGCGAATCCTGGTGACTGCGACGCTGCGCTAAGGCGTCGCGCGCCCGATTGGGAGAGCGGAATGAGCGATTGGGATGACGCCGGCCTCGCGTTCCGGCTCAGGCAGCAGATCGACTCGGAGCTTGCGGAGCCTCGCGTCGTCGTCACGGTCGACGACGGCGTGGTGACGCTCGGTGGCGACGTGCGCAGCCAGGCGGTGGCCGACGCGGCCATGCAGCTCGCGCGGCGAAGCGGCGCGCACGGCGTGGTGGACGAGATGCAAGTCGCTCCGGGTCCGCCGGGCGGCGCGGTGCCGGGCGGCGACTCGATGCCCGGTGTCACCACCCCGGCCGGAGCTCCTGCAGTGATCGGCCCGTCGCTGGAGGAAGCCGTTCTGGCCGCGCTCGTCGAGGACCGCCGCGTGAACGAGCACCTCGTCGGGGTGCGGATCGACGAAGGCATCGTACACCTGGTGGGGCGGCAGGACAACGTGGACGCGCGCGCGGCGGCCGGGGAGGTGGCCGCCCATGTGCCGGGCGTGGCCGGCGTATCGAACGAGCTCGAAGTGTTCCCGAGCGTCTGAGCGGCAGGCCGTCAGCGCGGCCTATCCGGGCAGGCCTGCCAGCATCTCCGCGATCCCGTCATGACCGATCCGCCCGACATCGAGGTCCTGCGATGCCGCCGCGAGCACGCGCGCCGCCACCTCGTCCCGGCCGAGCGGAGCCCGCTCGTCCAGGTAGCCGTGCTCGGCCAGGTAGGCGCGCAGGCGCTCCGCCGACCGGCTCCGGAACCAGGGCAGAGCGCCGTCCTGCAGCGCCGCGAGGAGCGCGCGCGCATCGCCGCCGAGCCTCTCGGCAAGCTCGCACACCGCCGGCTCGAAGCTCGGGCCCACCGCGCCCGACGCGCGAACCGTCGCGGCATCCACGGGCCGACCGCGGCCCACGCGCCACAGGCCCCCCGCCGCCTCGAGAGCGCGCGCCCGCGCGGCCGCGCGCTCCAGGGTTCCTTCCGGCAGCCCCACGCATCCGCCGCACTCGACGAGGGTTCGAAGCTGCCCCCAGCTCTGGATGCCCACGCTGAGCAGCGCATGGAGCGCCGGCAGATCCGTCACCAAATGCCACAGGTGAGTCCCACCAGCGTCGTTCGCGGTCCAGTCGATGCCGGGCACACCGAGCGCTGCCGCGTACTCCTCGCGCGTGCGCCCGTCGGGAGCCGGCGGCGTGCCGCGCGGGCCCATCGGCGCCCTCGGAAGGCGCTCGCGCGCGGCCTGCCCGCGAGCGGCGCCAAGATCCACGAACGCCGAAGCCACATCGGCGGCGCCGAGCGCCGTGCGCCACCGCTCCACCTCGTCGGACTGCGCCGTCAGGTAGATGACCTGGCGGCCGCCGCGGCACAGCGCGATCACCCCATCGATCAGTGCTGCCGCGCGCTCGTCGTCGCTGTTCGCCATCGCCTCATCGAGCAGCACAGGGAGGCGTGGTCCGCTCTCCTGTTCCTCGACGAAGGCCACTCGCACCGCGAGCAGGAGCTGCAGGCGGCTGCCGCTGGAGAGCTCGTCGAGCTCGTGAGACCGCCCCAGGGTCGTGTCGACCGCCCGGAAGCGGGGAGGGTCACCGTCATCGAACTCGAGGCGATAGCGGCCCGCGGTGATGGCCGCGTAGAGGGAGCGGGCACGGTGGAACACGCGCGGCCGAGTGCCCTCGCGCGCGGCGGCGGCCACGCGCTGCGCCACCATCCAGCCAACGGCGTTGGCGCACGCAACGGCGCGCAGATCGCGCAGCGCGTCACGGCTGGCCTGAAGCCGCGCGAGCGCGGCCCCGGCGTCGGCGCCCGTGCGCGCGCGCTCCAGGTCGGCCTCGAGCTTCCCGATGCGACCTGCCAGGTCCGCAAGCTCCGCGGCAAGCGCCTCCTGCGTGGCACGGCGGCCGCGCAGTTCCTCCGGCGACAGCGCGAGCAGGTCCGGCCGGCCGACGGCGGCGTCGATGGCATCGTCCCGTGCGCGCTCTGCGTGGCGCGCGGCATCGACCGCTTCGCGGTACGCAGGCAGGTCACCGAGCAGCGCGCCAAGTCCGGCGCGATCGCCGTCCCGTAACGCGAGCGCCCTGTAGAGCTCGCGGCGTCGGCGGCGGGGCTCCCGGCATGATCGGGCGATGCGCGCGAGGGCGACCCGCGCCTCCGTGGCCGCGCGCTCCGCGGCGCCCAGGCGCGCCGCCAGCTCACATGCTTCGTCGACGGCGGGCGCGGCCGCCGCAGCATCCGGCGCGGGCGCCATGCCGGCCCGCGCGAGCTGTTCGTTCAGCGCCGCCAGGGCCGCGGCGGACTGCTCGTCGGCCCGCGAGGACCGCCCCGCGGCGCCGCGCTCGGCCGCCTCGGCATCCCGCAGCCGCGCGATGCCCTCCACGAGTACCGACAGCGCGCCGTCGGCCTCGAGCGGCCCGGGCACGTACGCGCCATGCTGTCCCCGCAGATCCGCCCACCGATGGGCCAGCGCCTCCTCCTCCACCGCCAACGCCTTCTCGCGCGCCTCACAGGCCGCCAGCCGCGCACGGTGCTCGGCCGATACGGCCGCCGTGGCTGCCTGCGCTTCCACGTCGCGGAGCCGGGCGCCCACCATCTGCTCGGTCCACCCGGCTGGCCCGGGCTCTCCGAGGCGCTCCACCTCGGTCCGCAGCGCCGCGCGTGGCGAGCTCTCGCCGCGCGGCCACCAGCCCCAGGCGAGCAGCGCCAGAGCCGGCAGCGCGAGCGCTGCCCAGGCCGCTCCGCGGTCCGCCGCCAGCGCGACGCCGGCAATGAGGAGGGCGATCGCTCCGGCGGTCGCGGCGAGACGCCGCGCGACGCGCTCGCGGTCGCCGCCGTCGGGCGCGGCAAGCCAGCGGGCGAGCAGGCGATGCAACTCGCGCAGGCGCGCCAGGTCGACCTCCGGAGCTGCCAACCCGAGCCACGCGCGCATCGCCGCGGCGGCTTGCCGCTCGGCGCGCCACGCGCAAGCCCGCCGGGCGTAGGCGGCAATGTCAGCGACGTCGGCCTGTGTCAGCCCCCGATCCGCTGCGCCCACTGGCGCTCCGAGCACCGAATGGCGGGCGGACTGCAGCCGGCCGCGCGCCTCCGCGTGCGCGGCGCCGGCCGTGTCGGCGGCGGCGCGGAGCTCGGAGAGCCGATTCAGGCGAGCGGTCAGCGCCG
This is a stretch of genomic DNA from Chthonomonadales bacterium. It encodes these proteins:
- a CDS encoding response regulator, producing the protein MDLRVLLEECGHQIAGEASNGEDACRLARNARPDVAILDVMMPRMSGLEAAREISRNRYCPVVLLTAYSEAPIIDEATQAGVLAYLVKPFGRQSLEPTLGVAVARYREMCALEGERDALHERNEARRLVGKAKGILMARHDLSDGEALRRMQAQSLSVGKSLREIAEAILLTEDLDGPGR
- a CDS encoding DUF3187 family protein gives rise to the protein MTCRRPPVSRRFRAAARVAAALTAVCIASGGPAARAQADGGSSARLWLGGPLPTRSMRPYSLLFLQILPETPDVLPRGSRRVWVQLEAANTLLVRDSPGGAAVEEDTEVERLLVGWRAGLGGGTEGGVIVPLVWRVGGFMDEVIRWWHGLFGITATDDAPAGRSAYPPFRSVVAVHAPSGRPGPRYGAAAGLGDLTLSAKRPLLASSSRSAGSVRLALKLPTGAPSKLLGSGALDFGIGADARYHLGRDIVTYGGVGGVLVGRPTDLSLPARDMVQWYLACEYRANGRDSYLWQAEGCTAPVRTGNRFADGPQATASFAYRRRLGEGRVLSLWFAENGDIHNHTLPMLGAVGPDLAVGCSLAWSP
- a CDS encoding ThuA domain-containing protein → MSSTALIVGGCPAPYHRLEPAEPPIRAALEELGLAVTTTGIYHPDDQEAFVGDYGAISRERLASTGALVLYTTGVEAHGADVAAIANYVRQGGALVGIHNAADSFTTNEEYISLLGGRFRTHPAQLPISVEYTDAAHPITEGLEPFTVLDELYLFADYHPSRVRVLAQTRSYDDDGPVPICWVREEGSGRVFYLSLGHNPATLEDAAWRALFQRGTQWAMKRL
- a CDS encoding SIMPL domain-containing protein (The SIMPL domain is named for its presence in mouse protein SIMPL (signalling molecule that associates with mouse pelle-like kinase). Bacterial member BP26, from Brucella, was shown to assemble into a channel-like structure, while YggE from E. coli has been associated with resistance to oxidative stress.), encoding MLRYLLIPITCLTLMSASTISLAQARPRDDRKTLSVTGTGESQSRPDLAYVTVGVSTEARTAHEAAQQNAEATAKVVAALRGRGIPERDIQTSNYSVQPRYDNRPGSEPTIVGYVVNNMVRATIRKLEQVGAAIDTALSAGANNVQGVSFGLDDADAAEDAALRDAVRDARRRAEVLATAAGVRLQGVRRIEEQSDARPMPRMMEARMAMAGAATPISPGELTVRATVSVVFDIGPGAGRQGATPRRQRTGARTP
- a CDS encoding trypsin-like peptidase domain-containing protein — its product is MRHTGPLSIVAILVIALGGLAAIGWYTLGGSASRAAGVVTPPEELVAMQRAFVAVARACRPAVVSITARKTVMAPGPRGTQLGPFGEPGFPFPGLQGPPVPRTAVGTGSGFIVRPDGYILTNDHVVAGAQAVTVQLDDGREFVGHARRDPRSDLAIVKIDAKGLPTLAMADSSQVKVGHWAIAFGSPFGLEDTMTVGIVSALGREEAAGGEGGTPRFYANLIQTDAAINPGNSGGPLVDIQGRVIGVNVAISTPTGGSVGIGFAIPSNTAKYVLEELSTHGRVVRGFLGLLPDDVPPGDRNRYGTQKGALVASVTEGSPADRAGIRVEDVIVSFAGKPIDSALALREQAARATPGTKASVEVIRQGSRRTLQVTVGKAPEVASDTAPPPSGKPPAQGHLGVSATDLTPEIAEQLRLPSDASGAAIAAVEPGSAAARAGLRPGDLVMRLNDAPIKSANDLASEVAKLHGKGQARMVVRRGNARILVTATLR
- a CDS encoding BON domain-containing protein; this translates as MSDWDDAGLAFRLRQQIDSELAEPRVVVTVDDGVVTLGGDVRSQAVADAAMQLARRSGAHGVVDEMQVAPGPPGGAVPGGDSMPGVTTPAGAPAVIGPSLEEAVLAALVEDRRVNEHLVGVRIDEGIVHLVGRQDNVDARAAAGEVAAHVPGVAGVSNELEVFPSV